The region GCCCCTGGAGCAACCCTTGGAGCCATTGGAGGAGCCGTTGAACCAAGACGAAATCGATACCTGTGAATATGTCATGCAAACGCTTTGCGAAAAGTGGACTGTCATGAAAACTGCGGGTCCCGATTATTTGCGCAAAACCTTCTTGATGCGCGAGGGACGATTGCGGAGCAATGGTGACGGATGGATCATCCGTGTGGAGCAGACCGGTTTGGACATTCTGAAAAACAAGATTCCATGGGCTACAAATCCCATTCGATTGCCTTGGTTGACGTACCTGATCGATGTCGACTGGCCATGATACAGGGTGGGAGTGAGAGGGAGTGTGAGAGGGAGGATGAAAATGAATGGATGTACATCGATCTCCCCAAGTCTTCCTTGGCCTCGCCGACACTTGGTGGGTTTGGAATATTCATCTAAATTAGGATGCTGAACTTGTCGAATGGCCGATGGTGGCCGAGGCGGGTGAAATTGCGGAATGCGAAACACGACAAAAAATGGCGAAGGCAGTTGCAGAGTCTAATTCATTAACGGCCCTGGAGGCCAATGCGCGCACACTGCGTGCAGAAATGGAATGGTTGAAATTGTCGCTTGACACGCGCATCAACCTGTATTTTGGGCAACCTTCGCCCTATCAGTCCATCTGGGACATCGTGCCGCCCGACTTGGATGAATACCCCTCGGTCTATTCCAAGTTTGTCAGGAAATTTAATATGTCGCTCAACGACCGTTTGGTCGTCTTGCTGTCCCTCGCGCCGCATATCGCCCCGCAACTTCTGGATTGCCTTTTTGTGCGCAACGAAGTCAACGGACAGATTTTTACCGAATTCGGGGGACTCAAGGGCAACGTTCACCGGGGATTCCTGCCTACCTGCGAAACGGCAGTTTTCTTGCTCGCCGCCAATGACTTGACGCGACGCTTTCAGATCATGGAGTTGTTTGACGAGGACTATTACCTGCTCAAACAGAAAATTCTCATTCTGGACAACGACCGCAACAAGGAGCCTGACATGAGTGCGCCCCTTCAAATGGGCAAGGAATTCTTGAGCTACCTGACCACCGGCGCACCCTTCAAACCTGTATTCGGCAGCGAATTTCCCGCTCAACGTATCAATACGCGCCTGGATTGGGAAGACCTTGTGCTCGAAAAGGAAAGTTATGACCGCATCCAGGAAATCCTGAACTGGATCCATTACCAAAAATTGATCCTCGATGACTGGGGCCTCGGCAAAGTGCTCAAGCGCGGCTACCGTAGCCTTTTTTACGGTCCTCCAGGAACGGGTAAGACCTTGACAGCGAGCTTGCTCGGAAAAACTGCCGGACTCGACGTGTACCGCGTCGACATTTCCAAAGTCGTGAGCAAGTACATCGGTGAAACCGAAAAAAACCTCGGCAACATCTTTGACTACGCCGAAAACAAAAACTGGATCCTGTTTTTTGACGAGGCGGATGCCTTGTTTGGAAAACGTACGGCAACAAGCGATTCCAAAGACCGCTACGCCAACCAGGAAGTGGCCTATTTGCTGCAACGCATCGAGGATTTCCCTGGAACGGTGCTTTTGAGCACGAACTTGCGCTCCAACATTGACCCGGCGTTTATGCGGCGTTTTCAATCGTTGGTGCATTTTCCTGTGCCAAGTGCACCGCAGCGCCTTCGCTTGTGGCGGCAAGCCTTTGAAAAGGCACCCGTCGAGGAATCCATCGACTTCAAGATGCTCGCCAAGGAATACAAGATTTCGGGTGGTATGATCATCAACGTGTTGCGGTTTTGCGCACTTGCAGCCGTGGCGCGTGAAGTTCCCATGATTTACGAAGAGGATGTCGTCGAAGGCATTCGCGCTGAATACCGCAAAGAAGGCAAGACTGTTTAAGCGGCCATGGCCCCAAGAAAAAAGCCGAAGATTGTTTACATCGACGATACCCCGGAAGAGGAGATTGTCGAGCGGACGCCTGCGGTTATCGTTCCCGTAGAACCGGAGGTGGCACCTTCGCAGCGGGTGGCCAAGGCAAAAAGCAGTCTGCAACGGCCTAGCCTGATTTTGTCGATTGCTTTTGGATTGTTGGTGCTTTCTGTTTCTGCGGCCTTCATTTTCATTCCGGTGAAAAAGCCGAAACAGCTTCAGGAAAATGCCGAGGCCAAACCGGTTCCTGTCATGCCCATCGAATGTTTGGGCATCGCCCCAAGGATCGATTGGGGACATTCGCAGGAAAAATTGGAATGCCAAAAGGGCGTTTTTGAAGAGGGACAATCCATCGGGGATTTGCTCACCGCCCAAAATGTCGACTACCGGCAGGTTTTGCAGGTGATGGAAGCAGCAAAATCCAAGCAAATTCCAGACATTCGGTTGGGTTCAAGGTATTATCTGATCTTTTCCCCGAAGATTCCGCAGCAGCCGGTCATGTTTGTCTATGAGCCTGATCCTGCCACATTTGTGTTTATGAATTTGCATGGCACGCCCGAAGTGTATGTCCATGGCAGGGCAGTGCTGAGCCACAAAAACGCCCAGAAAACCGTGGTGATCAAGACCAGTCTCGCTGACGAAATGTTCAACATGGATTCCGGATTGTTGCTCACGCGCAAGCTTGAAGCAGCCGTGAAATGGAAGGTGGACTTGTTTCACCTGGCACCCGGAGACCGGTTCCAACTTTTGTATGAAGAAACCCAATTTGAGGGAAACCTTGCGGAAGTCGGCGAACTGCTCGCAGTCAGCTACCGGCAAAATGGCGAGGAAGGATTTGCTTTTTCCTTCGGAGATGAACTGGGTGAAGGATTTTATGACTTTGAAGGCCGCCCGATGAAGTCTGGATTTTTGATGGCCCCCTTGGAATACGGCCGCATTTCGTCGGGATATGACCTCAACCGCGTGGACCCGATCAAACGCAACGGCGAAATTCGGGCACACCTGGGAACCGATTATGCAGCGCCCGAAGGCACCCCGATTTTGGCGGTCGGCGACGGCACCGTTCTCAATGCCGAAAACAAGGGCGGAAATGGCAATTATGTGAAGTTGTTTCATACCGATTCGATCCAAACACAATACCTGCACATGTCGGCCTTTGCCGAGGGCATTGTTCCCGGGGCTGAGGTGCGGCAGGGGCAAGTGATTGGTTATGTGGGAAGTACGGGCAGGTCCACGGGTCCGCACGTCTGCTTTAGGTATTGGAAAAACGGCGTGCAGGTCGACCATCGCAAAGAACGGACGTTTGGGGCCGCCATCGGATTGCACGATGAAAACTTGACCCGATTTGTCGCACGCCGTGACTCGCTGTTGGCCATGATGACGGCCCTATGAGCCTTTCAGACCAAATTTTTGAGCAGGTCCCGCAGTGGGATCAGGACAAAGTTCGCAACGCCAGGGTTTTGGTGGTGGGCGCCGGAGCTTTGGGCAACGAAGTCCTCAAAAATCTGGCCTTGCTCAATGTCAGACAAATTGCGATCATGGATTTTGACCATGTGGAGTCTGGAAATCTCTCCCGCAGCGTGTTGTACCGCGCTTCGGATGCCATGCAGGGCCGTCCAAAGGCGATTGCTGCAGCAGAACGCCTGCTCGAAATCAATCCTGACCTTGAAATTTTGGTCCAATTGGGCGACGTAGCCATTGACCTTTCCTTGGGTTTGCTGGCGCATGTCGATGTGATCATTGGTTGCGTGGACAACCGGTTGGCGCGGCTATACCTCAATCGCTTGGCTTGGCGGGCGGGGAAACCCTGGGTCGACGGAGGCATTTTGAACCTCTCGGGGCAGGTTGCGGCTTACGTGCCGGGGCAGTCTTGCTACGAATGCGGATTGTCGTCGATGGCCTGGGCTGACATTCGGCAGCGGCTGGGTTGCACGGATATGGCGCGACGGTATGCCATGAGCGGTCGCGCGACCACAACGCCCATCGCGGCGTCGATCATTGGCGCCATTCAAGTGCAGGAAGCCTTGAAATTCGTGATGCAACAGGAAAACCATTCGCTTGCAGGCAGAATGTTTTCCTACGAAGGCAGTCAAAACCATGCAGCCTACTATGAACAGCGCCCTTTAAAATCCGAATGCGAAAGCCACTATCCTGCCTTGGAAACCCATTCGACGCCGTTGTCTGCCAACACTACGGTCGATGAAGCGCTGACTTGGTTCAAATCTGAACTCCGCATGACAAAACCCTGCATTTTGTTGGATCATAGCGTGGCGACGCGCCTGACTTCGATGCAATCGGGGAGGGGAATGGATGTGATTTTGCCGCTGCCACATTTCTCTGACCGGCTCGCCAAGGAATTTGAGGCCGAATTGGGACTGCAAATTGCGGTTCCTAAAGGCGCGCTGATCGAGGAATTGCGCGAAGGTGACGGATTTGGCGACCGAAGGCTCAGTGATTTTGGCATTCCCGTTGGGCATGTTTTGCGGGTCGGGCGGGGCGAGGAACGCAAATGGATTGCTTTGGATGGAGACGCGCCATTGTTTGCCTTTGGCAAGGGAATCAAGCATTTACCCCATCGGTGGTGGGAGTTTGGTCCGGCAGAGATTCAACAAAAGCGCGGCAACGATTGAACAAAAGGCTAAAAATTCGCAGCGAATTATTGATTTGTTTAAAAAATTTCTATTTTTAGCCTATTCCCGCCCCTACCAACTTCGGTCAAAAAGGGGCAATCAACGGGGGCTTGATTTTAGATTGCGTTATGGATGATATCGTCATTGTCAATGTGTTGATTCCTTCAATTGGTACGGATGTGGACGTGGAATTGCCCCTGTCAGCTTCCCCCATCGACATTATCAATACATTGCTCGAAAAGGAGGAGCTCAACATCCCCAAAGAAGACCCCAATTCGCTGAGCGGTGATTCGCAGGCGATTGAGTACAAAATTTTCAAGCGGGAGAAAAACAAGCGGATTGAGATTGACCAAGACAAGCCGCTGGAAGAGCAGAATATTTTGAATGAAGCCAAGCTCGAAATGGTGCGCATTTACGTGCCCGGTTGAGCAATATCTTGAGGAAAGCCCAATTGTTTCAATATTTGTTGGAAGCATAAGCACCGGCAGGCCATACGACCTGTTTGGACGGACTGAAGAAAGAAGATGTCGCGACAGGAGCAGCAGGGTTTTGCGGCCTACTACGAGAAAGTAGGCAAGCAACTTGATCCATTGGAGCAACGGCTTGCGCGTGAGCACATGCTGGTGGAAAACCTCTGCCAAAACCACGACGGGATTGCCTACAAACTTCCTTTTCCCGATGCGCTTCCGCCAAGGGACTACCGCATTACCTTTACCGGCCTCAGTACCATCGTGCGGATTGATTCAGACATGCTTCCTGTCTTTGCCGATACGCATGTGCTTGAGATTCATCTCCCTTCCGGCTTTCCCGCAGAAGCACCTGTTTGTTATATGGCCAGCGAAATTTGGCATCCCAACATTCAGGCAGACGAGGGACCCTACCAAGGCCGTATCTGCGGAAATACCGAGGGATTTGGTTCCCATTATTCCCTGGACGATCTGATTTTGCGCATCGAGGCCATGCTCAAATACGAAATTTACCATGCCGAATTGCGCTTTCCTTACCCCGAAGACGAGAACATCGCCCGTTGGGTCAGGGAATATGCCGAACCCTTGGGCATCGTGAAGCCGGGAATCGGCCTGATTGCCAACGGAGCCATGCCAGAAAACTGGCGCAACCATGTAAAACAAGAACAAAAGAAATTGATCCGAATGAAAGGAGGCGACCATGAATGAGCAAAATGCAAAACGTTGGCTGCTAATGTTGGCCCTGATTGGGCTGTTGACATGGCCGGCCGTCGTGTCAGCCCAAAACTGGACACGGGAAATCGAGCTCAA is a window of Bacteroidota bacterium DNA encoding:
- a CDS encoding peptidoglycan DD-metalloendopeptidase family protein is translated as MAPRKKPKIVYIDDTPEEEIVERTPAVIVPVEPEVAPSQRVAKAKSSLQRPSLILSIAFGLLVLSVSAAFIFIPVKKPKQLQENAEAKPVPVMPIECLGIAPRIDWGHSQEKLECQKGVFEEGQSIGDLLTAQNVDYRQVLQVMEAAKSKQIPDIRLGSRYYLIFSPKIPQQPVMFVYEPDPATFVFMNLHGTPEVYVHGRAVLSHKNAQKTVVIKTSLADEMFNMDSGLLLTRKLEAAVKWKVDLFHLAPGDRFQLLYEETQFEGNLAEVGELLAVSYRQNGEEGFAFSFGDELGEGFYDFEGRPMKSGFLMAPLEYGRISSGYDLNRVDPIKRNGEIRAHLGTDYAAPEGTPILAVGDGTVLNAENKGGNGNYVKLFHTDSIQTQYLHMSAFAEGIVPGAEVRQGQVIGYVGSTGRSTGPHVCFRYWKNGVQVDHRKERTFGAAIGLHDENLTRFVARRDSLLAMMTAL
- a CDS encoding ATP-binding protein, whose product is MAKAVAESNSLTALEANARTLRAEMEWLKLSLDTRINLYFGQPSPYQSIWDIVPPDLDEYPSVYSKFVRKFNMSLNDRLVVLLSLAPHIAPQLLDCLFVRNEVNGQIFTEFGGLKGNVHRGFLPTCETAVFLLAANDLTRRFQIMELFDEDYYLLKQKILILDNDRNKEPDMSAPLQMGKEFLSYLTTGAPFKPVFGSEFPAQRINTRLDWEDLVLEKESYDRIQEILNWIHYQKLILDDWGLGKVLKRGYRSLFYGPPGTGKTLTASLLGKTAGLDVYRVDISKVVSKYIGETEKNLGNIFDYAENKNWILFFDEADALFGKRTATSDSKDRYANQEVAYLLQRIEDFPGTVLLSTNLRSNIDPAFMRRFQSLVHFPVPSAPQRLRLWRQAFEKAPVEESIDFKMLAKEYKISGGMIINVLRFCALAAVAREVPMIYEEDVVEGIRAEYRKEGKTV
- a CDS encoding ThiF family adenylyltransferase, giving the protein MSLSDQIFEQVPQWDQDKVRNARVLVVGAGALGNEVLKNLALLNVRQIAIMDFDHVESGNLSRSVLYRASDAMQGRPKAIAAAERLLEINPDLEILVQLGDVAIDLSLGLLAHVDVIIGCVDNRLARLYLNRLAWRAGKPWVDGGILNLSGQVAAYVPGQSCYECGLSSMAWADIRQRLGCTDMARRYAMSGRATTTPIAASIIGAIQVQEALKFVMQQENHSLAGRMFSYEGSQNHAAYYEQRPLKSECESHYPALETHSTPLSANTTVDEALTWFKSELRMTKPCILLDHSVATRLTSMQSGRGMDVILPLPHFSDRLAKEFEAELGLQIAVPKGALIEELREGDGFGDRRLSDFGIPVGHVLRVGRGEERKWIALDGDAPLFAFGKGIKHLPHRWWEFGPAEIQQKRGND